A region of Plasmodium falciparum 3D7 genome assembly, chromosome: 12 DNA encodes the following proteins:
- a CDS encoding lysine-specific histone demethylase 1, putative, translating into MGTEKEDDEQDIVNRSNDLKKKKENNKCDNMSNDISDSISNNISDSISTNISNNISNNISNNISNNLSNNISNNISNNLSNNISNNTSNNTSHNISHNICHNISQNNHDIIKKVHIKNLNIMNTHKDNNYKYKNNGLNIYNKKKKDYNGDENLKINTRESYDIFYSYLKLSEKKSLKQSDMIKDNMSEQDFFINVFSQKLKKHNIDLIMINNKLYIYIKFSQDIDHLIPYFKREFFFKTLIGNNIILLLAKKYEVTEVLIKSLYLKETIQKFFTSNFTIEDFLVHNNFMNKYEIYRNIVINNFFPIQMNNKNGDHKKKKINNNNNNKKKYIDHEDINNFVEYVHDLEENQKYSSLPFEKKCYKENIKCMKNFEKSHNMNKIQYVEDFQKENTENGKILYLKEKKGINKYNNEKDMMCNHSAFDNNMVQNNNVLDNNMCNKKNIKKKMKKNNVIKFMVDNYVINDVSNKMNHHNESLQENNNYSVLQIPNNNKQINNNIRANVILNNEFNLDVQKFRNTEETMNKIESNKNDKEERLQFEKEKKQILKREKKLRENQEKKRKQNQEKENKKQEKIIKKKELLILEKEIRKKLKEEKKLKEKEEKKKEKEKFLKNEKEIKKKIKEDKKRQKEEFLRKIKEEKKKLKEEKKKLKQEIINSIKEERKKFKELKSKFKKISKKDNHLNKDKKKTKQNKIDKSNQSNMNKKEYNNNDKKKDDINYQFLTDQINNNTVDKKKRKKTHDISLSIKKKKKCTKNNLLLNSINDIKSDSLSFISTFPTFNNIEKEQEDRNEINDILKLIEIKKVVNTQEKNDYIECLHKSKSKNVKRNKDKIKQNQLLSKGNNKIITKNGEHMNDQSDPLNQINSDLLNIDDFLINNMNTIIKKYKKGDTSNVDMSNVDMSNVDISNVDFSNKDISNKDISYVDISKKNVVHTNNSLHNIDNIHYNKNMNNSERHNESEINELILKGLKSFGDIKNLKSLQKILRIKESKGKNKIETVVHIPNNVIERSVAKKIVLNKHEGIKNKDGVKEKVKTKKKISLFGIVKPEDIIKRGINNVYHNIEDNQKLYTDVLIIGAGISGLAASYYLNKCNAKFLVIEGRNRIGGRAFSTILPERIINNKVLPETVVDLGANYLHCCDNADLTNDKKGKTKHEFANCTEFNNEKSMRKEDDIDYEDNFIWNMKKKKTKKKKYKVIVKKRKYNYNKDNGNDKNKMGNFSIYDVQKEYVTNINLFKEEYSKLINDFAYLPYFEYLNNSLQSEHNQDDENKTGDKNKISGGNKNIYRYLNSNKNISCNSNIYNNQRYYSDEDYFYSRRIKNRRKIKLRNNMLFMIKNNIDNIRNYFKIYNKEKKDNILNFFKSLDEDIHFYNNLSDSCVHTSSVLYPKNNCTNKSNKLLKILSFNKDTRRRREYDKSVTQLAEKLKPRVSLVCGKDNWESTFYAHWYNNENGKKIKSFKIYRVNLLCDKIRVRAARKMRNFLFIGDSCNDEYQKDIKSEDQQKSNNNYVSDDTNEKDSDYFYNNDILKEDKQINNNILIDDTYHKEILFNNNHVKNIKPNENNIIRNENFEASVLYNNKDDMKLENEENGKNAENGKNEENGENGKNAENGKNEQNEQNGKNGKNEENEENGKNEENGKNEENGKNGKNEQNKNNEKTSKKHIISSKKKMSKVDMNNILSYDNHAIIYNNYYDYGDLYNKVVRNVSSTNRNIDDEERKEKKKKEDISKTELYYNNKKRRSMWDLLMECTEEIFTEMNINEENFTMEEWKMLMVTLQSRYGYGSDLRETSIAMSRLPFSNYLDIDMCPKYGSNNYILKNIKYYDKIKKNEQTPYISSFKDLNTSDKIVVDGWKWLINYLSEEVQNKIFLNTVAELVYIKDKHQDKKIYHLDNDNCQINKQKSSSFLNTKKKNNNNNNNNNNIESVENNSINSDHVINQDNNSFVPQNEVSSKNKKKYINENFLINNVIKDDYKLGENNEDDYKVMIKCKCYDTKFKNINKHFHGTSDLNNCNYKNVTIYAKYVIVALPLGCLIENDKKRKLKTCLKFEPELHPLKLRALQNYKMGNHNKIILRFYPYNFTWPFDSLQINCIDQKFQFLNLHAYGKIGCILVHCFPPWSCTYGYIKKEHYIINECLYTLNKMFEKSGKKLPILVDYIITKWQDDNFSFGSYAYPYINCNDNDLIYLRSPHPINNPRVVFCGEYLSKSYFQCVDGAYDTGIRAAEDIAHIGLHLKNNDTKNYKTDVYIFPQNKCPFTNIPLPPIKKKFLGFYITDGSDEALTDYESSSDENMNTNVDINIDINSNTNIDINNNTNSNTSSNNNNTNKYNYCNNNIPISVMKKEYEFLLYSLQSIQNIFRFLKKQNTHKNFKQDKNINHIKNETDALKCSSYKKEIKSNTYESFTNNSLINFEDKKSNDVKSNISTLLLNLYEYNNKSTDQIHYFDRIKSIDSYKSKYKNGSYLLELHSKDSENDSNKNDANNICTIETFNNVDKNNKGDHINDVHNDVYNDVYNDKYTSNYNIETYSHITNNHFEYINNISNLYINKYMIKLNDAVFYNYNEIENTILNKQHNAEYNKSYFVLLQTFSNIFKKYSDFTYFIQKELFLKIQAMKHILFNDNNFQSLQDMNVVLSQAEHKNDHIVSHNNHMNDVDRKKAYEQNTDIINEDDKEISYFHEKMEEVNNMNKMKLSLNLIKSNMVGNNNDDDNNNNNGHIQKSNISTDELDINKINLNSKTKNNNITNKKDVMIQTNLNIYNNIDLQNKIKNIYINNRKICYLNDYLKYVLIHLSISKNILDEQIMSSNNNKWNSCGFLFFLCYILQYILKHLKYDLFNSTVNTKVVIQLLCDYIYYLIFCKHDILCYKCMNGGELNMCDSYNCNNSWHTYCLSSSEHNMNNKNDKFWLCPSCSNIDISKHVQRGCYNQNEIMENYWKRRIYIYKIKFFLSRTRKIRKRLDLLKAHLSRSVA; encoded by the exons ATGGGAACAGAgaaagaagatgatgaaCAAGATATTGTGAATAGGAgtaatgatttaaaaaagaaaaaggaaaataataaatgtgatAATATGAGTAATGATATAAGTGATTCtataagtaataatataagtgaTAGTATAAGTACTAACATAAGTAATAACATATCTAATAACATATCTAATAACATATCTAATAACTTATCTAATAACATATCTAATAACATATCTAATAACTTATCTAATAACATATCTAATAACACATCTAATAACACATCTCATAACATATCTCATAACATATGTCATAATATAAGTCAAAATAATcatgatattattaaaaaggtacatataaaaaatttgaacATTATGAATACACATaaggataataattataaatataaaaacaatggattgaatatttataataaaaaaaagaaagattaTAATGGGgatgaaaatttaaaaataaatacaagaGAATCATATgacatattttattcttatttaaagttatcagaaaaaaaaagcttAAAACAATCAGATATGATAAAAGATAATATGTCTGAGCaagatttttttataaatgtgttttcacaaaaattaaaaaaacataatatagatttaattatgataaataataaattatatatatatataaaatttagtCAAGATATTGATCATTTAATACcttattttaaaagagaatttttttttaaaacattgataggaaataatattatattattactagcCAAAAAATATGAAGTAACAGaagttttaataaaaagtctatatttaaaagaaactATACAGAAATTTTTTACAAGCAATTTTACGATTGAAGATTTTCttgttcataataattttatgaacaaatatgaaatatatagaaatatagttattaataatttttttcctattcaaatgaataacaaaaatggtgatcataaaaaaaaaaaaataaataataataataataataaaaagaaatatattgatcatgaagatataaataattttgtgGAATATGTTCATGATCTTGAagaaaatcaaaaatattcatcacttccatttgaaaaaaaatgttataaagaaaatataaaatgcatgaaaaattttgaaaaatctcacaatatgaataaaatacaaTATGTTGAAGATTTTCAAAAGGAAAATACAGAAAAtggaaaaattttatatttgaaagaaaaaaaaggaataaataaatataacaatgaAAAGGATATGATGTGTAATCATTCAGCATTCGACAATAATATGGTACAGAATAATAATGTGTTAGATAACAATatgtgtaataaaaaaaatattaaaaaaaaaatgaaaaagaataatgTTATCAAATTTATGGTTGATAATTATGTAATTAATGATGTTTCAAATAAAATGAACCATCATAATGAATCCCttcaagaaaataataattattctgTATTACAAATACCAAATAACAACaaacaaattaataataatattagagctaatgtaatattaaataatgaattcAATTTGGATGTGCAAAAATTTAGAAATACAGAAGAAACGATGAATAAAATAGAATCCAATAAAAACGATAAAGAAGAAAGGTTACAAtttgaaaaggaaaaaaaacaaatattaaaaagagaaaagaaACTTCGAGAAaatcaagaaaaaaaaaggaaacaaAATCAAGAAAAAGAGAATAAGaaacaagaaaaaattatcaaaaaaaaagaactttTAATACTGGAAAAAGAAATACGAAAGAAAttgaaagaagaaaaaaaattaaaagaaaaagaagaaaagaaaaaggaaaaagaaaaatttttaaaaaatgaaaaagaaattaaaaaaaaaatcaaggaagataaaaaaagacaaaaagaagaatttctaagaaaaattaaagaagaaaaaaaaaaattaaaagaagaaaaaaaaaaattaaaacaagaaattataaatagtataaaagaggaaaggaaaaaatttaaagaaCTCAAAtccaaatttaaaaaaattagtaaAAAGGATAACCatttaaataaagataagaaaaaaacaaaacaaaacaaaatagaTAAATCTAATCAAtcaaatatgaataaaaaagaatataataataatgataaaaaaaaagacgaTATTAATTATCAATTCTTAACagatcaaataaataataatacagtagataaaaaaaaaagaaaaaaaactcATGATATCTCAttaagtataaaaaaaaaaaagaaatgtactaaaaataatttattattaaattctattaatgatataaaaagtgattcattatcatttatcAGCACCTTTCCCACATTCAATAATATCGAAAAAGAACAAGAGGATAGGaatgaaataaatgatatcttaaaattaattgaaattaaaaaagttgTAAATACACAAGAGAAGAATGATTACATCGAATGTTTACATAAATCGAAGtcaaaaaatgtaaagaggaataaagataaaataaaacaaaatcaattattatcaaaaggaaataataaaattattacaaaaaatggTGAACATATGAATGATCAAAGTGATCCATTGAATCAAATCAATTctgatttattaaatattgatgattttttaattaataatatgaacacaataataaaaaaatataaaaaaggtgATACGTCAAATGTAGATATGTCAAATGTAGATATGTCAAATGTAGATATTTCAAATGTAGATTTTTCAAATAAAGACATTTCAAATAAAGACATTTCATATGTAGacatttcaaaaaaaaatgttgttCATACAAACAATTCATTacataatatagataatattcattacaataaaaatatgaacaattcaGAAAGACATAACGAAAGtgaaataaatgaattaatattaaaaggcCTGAAAAGTTTTggagatataaaaaatttaaaaagtttACAAAAGATTTTAAGAATAAAAGAATCAAAAggtaaaaacaaaatagaaACAGTCGTACATATACCTAATAACGTTATTGAAAGAAGTGTTgcaaaaaaaattgttttgAATAAACATGaaggtataaaaaataaagatggtgtaaaagaaaaagtgaaaacaaaaaaaaaaatttctttatttgGAATAGTAAAACCagaagatataataaaaagaggTATAAATAATGTGTATCATAATATTGAAGATAATCAAAAGTTATATACAGATGTTCTAATTATAGGTGCAGGCATATCAGGATTAGCTGCTTCGTATTActtaaataaatgtaatgcTAAATTTTTAGTTATTGAAGGTAGAAATCGTATAGGAGGTAGAGCTTTTTCAACCATATTACCAGaaagaattataaataataaagtttTACCAGAAACAGTTGTTGATTTAGGTGCaaattatttacattgtTGTGATAATGCAGATTTAACTAAcgataaaaaaggaaagacAAAACATGAGTTCGCAAATTGTACGGAATTCAATAATGAGAAATCTATGCGAAAGGAAGATGATATCGACTATGAAGATAATTTTATTtggaatatgaaaaaaaaaaaaacaaaaaaaaaaaaatataaagtcaTAGTTAAGAAacgtaaatataattataataaagataatggtaatgataaaaataaaatggggAACTTTTCAATATATGATGTACAAAAAGAATATGTAACAAATATCAATTTATTTAAGGAAGAATATTCAAAATTGATTAATGATTTTGCATACCTTCCTTATTTTGAATATCTTAATAATTCCTTACAGAGTGAACATAATCaggatgatgaaaataaaacgggtgataagaataaaatttCTGGTGGgaataaaaacatttataGATACCTTAATtctaataagaatatatcgTGTAACtcgaatatatataataatcaaagATATTACAGTGATGaggattatttttatagtagacgtataaaaaataggagaaaaataaaattgagaAATAACATGCtctttatgataaaaaataatattgataatatacgtaattattttaaaatatataataaagaaaaaaaagataatatattaaatttcttTAAAAGTTTAGATGAAGATatccatttttataataatttaagtgATAGTTGTGTACACACATCTTCTGTGCTGTATCCAAAAAATAATTGTACAAacaaatcaaataaattattaaaaatattatcgtTTAATAAAGATACTAGAAGGAGAAGAGAGTATGATAAATCGGTTACACAACTAGCCGAAAAATTAAAGCCAAGAGTTTCTTTAGTTTGTGGAAAGGATAACTGGGAGTCAACCTTTTATGCACATTggtataataatgaaaatggaaaaaaaataaaaagttttaaaatttatagagTGAATTTGTTATGTGATAAAATAAGAGTAAGAGCTGCTCGAAAAATgagaaattttttatttattggtGATAGTTGTAATGATGAATAtcaaaaagatataaaaagtgAGGATCAGCAAAAGtccaataataattatgtaagTGACGATACTAATGAAAAAGATAGTGATTATTtctataataatgatatattaaaagaagataaacaaattaataataatattcttattGATGATACGTAccataaagaaatattatttaataataatcatgtGAAGAATATTAAgccaaatgaaaataatataattcgtaatgaaaattttgaagcaagtgttttatataataataaagatgatatgaaattagaaaatgaagaaaatggaaaaaatgcagaaaatggaaaaaatgaagaaaatggagagaatggaaaaaatgcagaaaatggaaaaaatgaacaaaatgaacaaaatggaaaaaatggaaaaaatgaagaaaatgaagagaatggaaaaaatgaagagaatggaaaaaatgaagagaatggaaaaaatggaaaaaatgaacaaaataaaaataatgagaaAACATCaaagaaacatataattagctcaaaaaagaaaatgtccAAAGTTgatatgaacaatattttAAGTTATGATAATCATgctataatttataataattattatgattatggtgatttatataataaagttgTAAGAAATGTATCATCTACTAATAGAAATATTGATGATGAAgagagaaaagaaaaaaaaaaaaaagaagatatatcaaaaaccgaattatattacaataataaaaaaagaaggagTATGTGGGATTTATTAATGGAATGTACAGAAGAAATATTTACCGAgatgaatataaatgaagaaaattttACAATGGAAGAATGGAAAATGTTAATGGTAACATTACAATCAAGATATGGTTATGGAAGTGATCTAAGAGAAACATCTATTGCTATGTCAAGATTGCCATTTTCAAATTATCTAGATATTGATATGTGTCCAAAATATGgtagtaataattatatattaaaaaatataaaatattatgataagattaaaaaaaatgaacaaacaCCTTATATTAGTTCATTTAAAGATTTAAATACTTCAGATAAAATTGTTGTTGATGGTTGGAAATGgctaattaattatttatctGAGGAGGTTCAAAATAAGATATTCTTAAATACAGTGGCTGAattggtatatataaaagataaacaTCAAgataaaaagatatatcaTTTGGATAATGATAATTGTCAGATTAATAAGCAAAAGTCTTCATCCTTTTTaaatactaaaaaaaaaaataataataataataataataataataatatagaaagtGTTGAAAATAATTCTATAAATAGTGATCACGTAATAAACCAAGATAATAATAGTTTTGTACCACAAAATGAAGTATCaagtaagaataaaaaaaaatatataaatgagaattttttaataaacaatGTAATTAAAGATGATTATAAATTAggagaaaataatgaagatgatTATAAAGTTATGATTAAATGTAAATGTTATGATACTaagtttaaaaatattaataaacatTTCCATGGTACATCAGATTTAAATAattgtaattataaaaatgtaactATTTATGCAAAATATGTAATAGTAGCTTTACCTCTTGGATGTTTAatagaaaatgataaaaaaaggaaattaaaAACATGCTTAAAATTTGAACCTGAATTACATCCATTAAAATTAAGAGCattacaaaattataaaatgggaaatcataataaaattatattaagatTTTATCCATATAATTTTACATGGCCATTTGATAGTTTGCAAATAAATTGTATTGATCAAAAATttcaatttttaaatttacatGCTTATGGAAAAATTGGATGTATATTAGTTCATTGTTTCCCACCTTGGTCATGCACATatggatatattaaaaaagaacattatataattaatgaatgcttatatacattaaataaaatgtttGAAAAAAGTGGGAAAAAATTACCAATATTAGttgattatattataacaaaatgGCAAGATGATAATTTCTCTTTTGGTTCCTATGCatatccatatataaattgtaatgataatgatttaatatatttaagatCACCTCATCCAATCAATAATCCAAGGGTAGTTTTCTGTGGTGAATATTTATCCAAAAGCTATTTCCAGTGTGTTGATGGTGCTTATGATACAGGCATACGTGCAGCTGAAGATATTGCACATATTGGattacatttaaaaaataatgatactaaaaattataaaaccgatgtttatatatttccacAAAATAAATGTCCTTTTACAAATATACCATTACcacctataaaaaaaaaattcttggGTTTTTATATAACAGATGGAAGTGATGAGGCGTTAACAGATTATGAAAGTTCATCGGACGAAAATATGAATACAAATgttgatataaatattgatataaatagtaatacaaatattgatataaataataatacaaatagtaatacaagtagtaataataataatactaataagtataattattgtaataataatattcctaTATCTGTTATGAAAAAGGAATATGAATTCTTACTATATTCTTTGCAGTccatacaaaatatattcagATTTTTGAAAAAGCaaaatacacataaaaattttaaacaggataaaaatattaaccaTATAAAGAATGAAACTGATGCATTAAAATGTAGtagttataaaaaagaaatcaaATCTAATACATACGAATCATTTACAAACAAttctttaattaattttgaaGATAAGAAAAGTAACGATGTTAAGAGTAATATCAgtactttattattaaatctatatgaatataataataaaagtacaGATCAAATACATTATTTTGATCGAATTAAATCTATTGATAGTTATAAAAGCAAGTATAAAAATGGTTCATATTTATTGGAATTACACTCAAAAGATAGTGAAaatgatagtaataaaaatgatgcaAATAATATTTGCACAATTGAGACTTTTAATAATGTTGACAAGAATAATAAGGGCGATCATATTAATGATGTTCATAATGATGTTTATAATGATGTTTATAATGACAAATATACttctaattataatatagaaaCCTATTCCCATATAACAAATAAccattttgaatatattaataacatttctaatttatatataaataaatatatgataaaattgAACGATGctgtattttataattataacgaAATCGAAAAtactatattaaataaacaaCATAATGCTGAGTACAATAAATcctattttgtattattgcagactttttcaaatatatttaagaaatattCCGATTTTACTTATTTTATACAAAAGGAGTTATTTTTAAAGATACAAGCAATGAAGCATATTCTTTTTAACGATAATAATTTTCAGTCTTTACAAGATATGAATGTTGTATTATCACAAGCAGAACACAAAAATGATCATATTGTTtctcataataatcatatgaaTGATGTGGATAGAAAAAAAGCATATGAACAAAATacagatataataaatgaggatgataaagaaatatcATATTTTCATGAGAAAATGGAAGAagtgaataatatgaataaaatgaaattatctttaaatttaataaagtCAAATATGGtaggtaataataatgatgatgataataataataataatggtcaTATACAAAAGAGCAATATTAGTACAGATGaattagatataaataagattaatttaaatagtaaaacaaaaaataataatataactaaTAAGAAGGATGTAATGATTCAAAcaaatttgaatatatataataatattgatttacaaaataaaataaaaaacatatatattaataaccgaaaaatatgttatttaaatgattatttaaaatatgtattaatcCATCTATCAAttagtaaaaatatattagatgAACAAATTATGagttcaaataataataaatggaATTCTTGtggttttcttttttttctatgttatattttacaatatatattaaaacatttaaaatatgattTGTTTAATAGTACTGTTAATACTAAGGTAGTTATCCAATTATTATgtgattatatttattatcttattttttgtaaacatgatattttatgttataagTGTATGAACGGAGGAGAACTAAATATGTGTGATTCTTATAACTGCAACAATTCATGGCACACCTATTGCTTAAGTTCGAGTGAACATAACATGAATAATAAGAATGACAAATTTTGGTTATGTCCTAGTTGTTCAAATATTGATATATCTAAACATGTTcag aGAGGTTGTTATAATCAAAATGAGATTATGGAAAATTACTGGAAGAGaagaatttatatttataaaataaaattcttCTTATCAAGAACAAGAAAGATAAGAAAGAGATTAGATTTATTGAAAGCTCACTTATCAAGAAGTGTTGCttaa
- a CDS encoding DNA replication licensing factor MCM5, putative produces the protein MIGIQEGRAFFNPTRNPNNRPENNIRIEENLPSLNEVYNYFQDFLSRYSSNTLKEGNLKRTLFENVKNNNFTLDLKLDDIYKQQTVFENNEISATPRSERKMKKPENYSAILARALSERPLTYLPTIERVCYEVCETANILNDEDEHLNYIQINLLNTFIRPTPIRGLLAATQERFVVVPGIIVQASKPQHKMRKITLQCRYCDHKMSIDVPLWRDKPQLPPYCRYSSTMKSSMGLGNAMDSQLGCNGVLEPYVILPNECTFVDIQSLKMQELPEAVPTGDMPRHLQLNVTRYLCEKMIPGDRVYVHGVLTSYNPNPRPTRADGTNFSYLHVLGFQKYDDMSGNDLNFDVEERNELTLLAAEHNIHEKIFKSIAPELYGMDEVKKACACLLFGGTRKRIGEETKIRGDINMLMLGDPSVAKSQILKFVNRCAPVSVYTSGKGSSAAGLTAAVMRDSQGVFSLEGGAMVLADGGVVCIDEFDKMRDDDVVAIHEAMEQQTISISKAGITTMLNTRCSVIAAANPSFGSYDDSQDTTYQHDFKTTILSRFDIIFLLRNKQDVEKDTLLCNHIVALHASKHKSQEGEIPLSKLTRYIQYAKREIAPLLSKEARDSLRNFYVQTRAEYRGDRRSVTKKIPITLRQLESLIRLAESFAKMELSQFATDKHVQMSIDLFSASTAETAKQCLIFETMSPLEQKAVKQAEDAILGRLGKGQRASRVNLFRELQLRGFDRSALSKALAILIKKGELQERGDRSVRRT, from the exons ATGATAGGAATACAAGAAGGTAGAGCATTTTTTAATCCTACGAGAAATCCTAATAATAGACCAGAGAATAATATTAGAATAGAAGAGAATTTACCAAGTCTTAATGaagtatataattattttcaagATTTTTTATCGAGATATTCTTCAAATACATTAAAAGAAGGAAATTTGAAAAGAACCTTATTTGAGAATgttaagaataataattttacattAGATTTAAAATtagatgatatatataaacaacaaacagtttttgaaaataatgaaataagtGCAACACCTCGATCAGAAAGGAAAATGAAGAAACCAGAAAATTATTCAGCAATATTAGCTAGGGCATTATCTGAAAGACCCCTTACATATTTACCTACTATTGAAAGAGTTTGTTATGAAGTTTGTGAAACAGCTAATATTTTAAACGATGAAGATGAACATttgaattatatacaaatcaatttattaaatacatttattagACCAACCCCTATAAGAGGACTTTTAGCAGCTACACAAGAAAGATTTGTGGTTGTTCCTGGAATAATTGTTCAAGCTAGTAAACCACAACataaaatgagaaaaatcACTTTACAATGTCGTTATTGTGATCATAAAATGTCTATTGATGTACCTTTATGGAGAGATAAACCACAACTACCTCCTTATTGTAGATATTCTTCTACCATGAAATCTTCTATGGGATTAGGTAATGCTATGGATAGTCAATTAGGATGTAATGGTGTTTTAGAACCATATGTTATACTACCAAATGAATGTACTTTTGTTGATATTCAATCTTTAAAAATGCAAGAATTACCTGAAGCTGTACCAACTGGAGATATGCCTAGACACCTACAATTGAATGTTACGAGATATTTATGTGAAAAAATGATACCAGGAGATCGAGTTTATGTTCATGGTGTTTTGACGTCTTATAACCCTAACCCTAGACCTACCAGAGCAGATGGAActaatttttcttatttacaCGTTTTAGGATTTcaaaaatatgatgatatgTCAGGAAACGATTTAAATTTTGATGTAGAAGAAAGAAATGAATTAACATTATTAGCTGCTGAACATAATAtacatgaaaaaatatttaaatccATTGCCCCCGAATTATATGGAATGGATGAAGTAAAAAAGGCTTGTGCATGTTTATTATTTGGTGGTACTAGAAAAAGAATTGGTGAGGAAACGAAAATTAGAGGAgatattaatatgttaatGTTAGGTGATCCATCTGTTGCTAAAtcacaaatattaaaatttgtaAATAGATGCGCACCTGTTTCGGTTTATACTTCTGGTAAAGGTAGTAGTGCCGCAGGATTAACAGCAGCTGTTATGAGAGATAGTCAAGGAGTCTTTTCTTTAGAAGGTGGAGCTATGGTTTTAGCAGATGGTGGCGTTGTATGCATTGATGAATTTGATAAAATGAGAGATGATGATGTAGTCGCTATTCATGAAGCTATGGAACAACAAACCATTTCTATTTCTAAAGCAGGTATAACGACTATGTTAAATACAAGATGTTCAGTTATTGCTGCTGCTAATCCATCATTTGGTTCGTATGATGATTCTCAAGATACTACTTATCAACACGATTTTAAAACAACCATATTATCAAGATTTGATATCATTTTCTTATTAAGAAATAAACAAGATGTAGAAAAAGATACTTTGTTATGTAACCACATCGTAGCCTTACATGCATCAAAACATAAATCACAAGAAGGAGAAATCCCATTATCCAAACTTACAAGATATATTCAATATGCTAAAAGAGAAATTGCACCCTTATTATCAAAGGAAGCAAGGGATTCATTAAGAAACTTTTACGTACAAACAAGAGCTGAATATAGAGGAGATAGAAGATCAGTAACTAAAAAAATACCTATCACTTTAAGACAATTGGAATCGTTAATTCGATTAGCAgaaag TTTTGCTAAAATGGAATTGTCTCAGTTTGCTACAGATAAACATGTTCAAATGTCCATTGATTTATTTTCTGCTTCAACTGCTGAAACAGCAAAGCAATGTTTGATTTTTGAAACAATGTCTCCATTAGAACAAAAAGCTGTcaag caAGCGGAAGATGCAATATTAGGTAGACTTGGAAAAGGACAAAGAGCTTCAAGAGTTAATTTATTTAGGGAACTACAATTAAGAGGTTTTGACAGATCAGCATTATCAaa aGCTTTGGccatattaattaaaaagggTGAACTCCAAGAAAGAGGAGATCGTTCAGTCAGACGTACATAA